In Dioscorea cayenensis subsp. rotundata cultivar TDr96_F1 chromosome 9, TDr96_F1_v2_PseudoChromosome.rev07_lg8_w22 25.fasta, whole genome shotgun sequence, a genomic segment contains:
- the LOC120269227 gene encoding senescence associated gene 20-like — METSITANKNVVELLYTLITRGETEEATRLMASDLEWWFHGPPRRQHMMMLLTGQSGALTGFRFEPQRVAEVGEWVVAEGEEEGAYWVHVWTVKDGVITQFREYFNTWLTVREVGQVGPTKMDTLWQSEPRSYLGRSLPSLVLAV, encoded by the coding sequence atggAGACGTCTATAACAGCAAACAAAAATGTCGTCGAATTATTATACACATTAATCACAAGAGGCGAAACAGAAGAAGCGACCAGACTCATGGCTTCGGATTTAGAGTGGTGGTTCCACGGGCCACCAAGAAGGCAACATATGATGATGCTACTCACAGGACAATCAGGAGCGCTCACAGGCTTTCGATTCGAGCCCCAAAGGGTGGCAGAGGTCGGAGAGTGGGTGGTGGCGGAAGGGGAGGAGGAAGGAGCTTATTGGGTGCACGTGTGGACGGTGAAAGACGGTGTGATCACACAATTTAGGGAGTACTTCAATACATGGCTCACAGTGAGGGAAGTGGGTCAAGTTGGACCGACCAAGATGGACACACTTTGGCAGAGTGAACCTAGGTCTTATTTGGGCAGGTCTCTTCCTTCTCTTGTATTGGCTGTGTGA
- the LOC120269419 gene encoding copper transport protein CCH, giving the protein MYFNELRTISSFPSKLINKTSMAVVELKVGMHCDKCIKSIKRAIKKIEDIETYRLDTEVNKVTVTGNVTTEEVVKVLHKIGKTATSWSED; this is encoded by the exons atgtacttCAATGAACTTAGAACTATATCTTCATTCCCTTCCAAGCTTATAAACAAGACTTCAATGGCT GTGGTGGAATTGAAGGTAGGAATGCACTGTGACAAGTGTATCAAATCTATCAAGAGGGCCATCAAAAAGATTGaag ATATAGAAACATATAGGCTTGACACAGAGGTGAACAAGGTCACAGTGACAGGGAATGTGACAACTGAGGAAGTAGTCAAAGTTCTTCATAAGATTGGAAAAACTGCAACATCTTGGTCTGAAGATTAA